A region of Vitis vinifera cultivar Pinot Noir 40024 chromosome 15, ASM3070453v1 DNA encodes the following proteins:
- the LOC100253773 gene encoding non-specific phospholipase C4 isoform X2, with product MASPYPIKNVVVLVQENRSFDHMLGWMKSLNPEINGVTGAESNPISTSDQNSVRVQFGDGAVYVEPDPGHSFQAIYEQIFGQPWSADNGVLAPTMEGFVQEAERQKKGLSETVMNGYKPEALAVYRELVGEFGVCDRWFASLPASTQPNRLYVHSATSHGATGNDTEKLIKGYPQKTIFESLEESGFSFGIYYQDPPATLFYRNLRKLKYIDNFHQFDLDFKRHCEEGKLPNYVVIEQRYFDTKLLPANDDHPSHDVSQGQKFVKHVYEALRASPQWNDILFVIIYDEHGGFYDHVPTPVTGVPSPDDIVGPEPYNFRFDRLGVRVPAILISPWIERGTVLHGPSGPYPTSEFEHSSIPATVKKLFNLKEFLTKRDAWAGTFEGVLTRETPRTDCPVTLPEPVKLRETEAKDEAELSEFQQELVQMAAALKGDHRKDIYPHKLVQDMNVSDATKYVNNAFNQFLDECQKAKTSGTHDSSDIVLCPQTPPKRTSSKSFAHKLFSCLICDH from the exons ATGGCTTCCCCTTATCCCATCAAAAACGTCGTCGTTTTAGTGCAAGAGAACCGGTCATTCGACCACATGCTGGGGTGGATGAAGTCCCTGAACCCAGAAATCAACGGCGTCACCGGAGCAGAGTCGAACCCTATCTCCACCTCCGACCAGAATTCCGTCCGGGTTCAATTTGGGGATGGGGCGGTCTACGTGGAGCCGGACCCGGGTCACTCCTTCCAAGCCATCTACGAGCAGATATTCGGGCAGCCGTGGAGTGCCGACAACGGAGTTCTTGCTCCCACGATGGAGGGGTTCGTTCAGGAGGCGGAGAGACAAAAGAAGGGGCTGTCAGAGACGGTGATGAATGGGTATAAGCCGGAAGCCTTGGCAGTGTACAGAGAGCTGGTTGGAGAATTTGGTGTATGCGACCGGTGGTTCGCATCGCTTCCGGCGTCGACGCAGCCGAACCGGTTGTATGTGCACTCAGCGACGTCGCATGGAGCGACAGGTAATGATACTGAGAAGCTGATCAAAGGGTATCCTCAGAAGACAATATTTGAATCTTTGGAGGAGAGTGGCTTCTCTTTTGGAATTTACTATCAGGATCCTCCCGCCACTCTTTTTTACAG GAACCTCAGGAAGTTGAAATACATTGATAACTTCCACCAGTTTGATTTAGATTTCAAGAGGCACTGCGAGGAGGGGAAGCTTCCGAACTATGTCGTAATCGAACAACGCTATTTCGACACCAAGCTCTTGCCTGCGAACGATGATCACCCCTCCCATGATGTTTCCCAGGGCCAAAAATTTGTCAAGCACGTTTATGAGGCACTGAGAGCGAGTCCCCAGTGGAACGACATCTTGTTCGTAATTATATATGATGAACATGGTGGCTTTTACGATCACGTGCCCACCCCCGTCACCGGTGTCCCCAGCCCAGATGATATTGTTGGTCCAGAGCCATATAACTTCAGGTTTGACAGGCTCGGGGTCAGAGTTCCGGCCATCCTCATCTCTCCATGGATCGAGCGTGGAACAG TGCTGCATGGACCTTCAGGGCCATATCCAACCTCGGAGTTCGAGCACTCGTCCATTCCGGCAACTGTTAAAAAGCTTTTCAACCTGAAAGAATTCCTAACCAAGCGCGACGCTTGGGCAGGCACTTTTGAGGGTGTCTTGACTAGAGAAACCCCCAGAACAGATTGTCCAg TTACTTTGCCGGAGCCAGTGAAACTACGGGAGACGGAAGCAAAAGATGAGGCGGAGCTGAGTGAGTTTCAACAAGAATTGGTGCAGATGGCAGCGGCATTGAAGGGGGACCATAGAAAGGACATTTATCCACACAAACTGGTCCAGGACATGAATGTTTCAGACGCCACCAAGTATGTGAACAACGCATTCAACCAGTTCTTGGATGAATGCCAAAAGGCCAAGACAAGTGGAACCCATGACAGCTCCGACATTGTACTCTGTCCACAAACACCACCAAAACGGACATCCTCCAAGTCCTTTGCTCACAAGCTATTTTCTTGTTTGATTTGCGATcattga
- the LOC100253773 gene encoding non-specific phospholipase C3 isoform X1, which translates to MASPSPIKTVVVLVQENRSFDHMLGWMKSLNPEIDGVTGAESNPISTSDPNSPVVHFTDDAGYVDPDPGHSFEAIYEQVFGRPWPADSAASSEPLRPTMDGFAQQAEAKEKGLSKTVMKGLKPEALPVFSELVAEFGVCDRWFASLPAETQPNRLYVHSATSYGATGNNTEMLAKGYPQKTIFESLEESGFSFGIYYQYPPSTLFYRNLRKLKYIDNFHQFDLDFKRHCEEGKLPNYVVIEQRYFDTKLLPANDDHPSHDVSQGQKFVKHVYEALRASPQWNDILFVIIYDEHGGFYDHVPTPVTGVPSPDDIVGPEPYNFRFDRLGVRVPAILISPWIERGTVLHGPSGPYPTSEFEHSSIPATVKKLFNLKEFLTKRDAWAGTFEGVLTRETPRTDCPVTLPEPVKLRETEAKDEAELSEFQQELVQMAAALKGDHRKDIYPHKLVQDMNVSDATKYVNNAFNQFLDECQKAKTSGTHDSSDIVLCPQTPPKRTSSKSFAHKLFSCLICDH; encoded by the exons ATGGCTTCCCCTTCCCCCATCAAAACCGTCGTCGTTTTGGTCCAAGAGAACCGCTCATTCGACCACATGCTTGGGTGGATGAAGTCCCTCAACCCTGAAATCGACGGCGTCACCGGAGCCGAGTCCAACCCCATCTCCACCTCCGATCCAAATTCCCCCGTCGTCCACTTCACTGACGACGCTGGCTACGTGGACCCAGACCCAGGCCACTCCTTTGAGGCCATCTACGAGCAAGTCTTCGGTCGCCCATGGCCCGCGGACTCCGCAGCCTCGTCGGAGCCTCTCCGTCCGACGATGGATGGCTTTGCTCAGCAAGCGGAGGCCAAGGAGAAGGGGCTGTCGAAGACGGTGATGAAGGGGCTCAAACCGGAGGCGCTGCCGGTGTTCAGTGAGTTGGTGGCAGAGTTTGGGGTTTGTGACCGGTGGTTCGCGTCGTTGCCGGCGGAGACGCAGCCGAATAGGTTGTACGTGCACTCAGCGACGTCGTATGGAGCAACCGGCAATAATACGGAAATGCTGGCTAAGGGGTACCCTCAGAAGACCATATTCGAATCCTTGGAGGAGAGTGGCTTCTCTTTTGGTATTTACTATCAATACCCTCCTTCCACACTCTTCTACAG GAACCTCAGGAAGTTGAAATACATTGATAACTTCCACCAGTTTGATTTAGATTTCAAGAGGCACTGCGAGGAGGGGAAGCTTCCGAACTATGTCGTAATCGAACAACGCTATTTCGACACCAAGCTCTTGCCTGCGAACGATGATCACCCCTCCCATGATGTTTCCCAGGGCCAAAAATTTGTCAAGCACGTTTATGAGGCACTGAGAGCGAGTCCCCAGTGGAACGACATCTTGTTCGTAATTATATATGATGAACATGGTGGCTTTTACGATCACGTGCCCACCCCCGTCACCGGTGTCCCCAGCCCAGATGATATTGTTGGTCCAGAGCCATATAACTTCAGGTTTGACAGGCTCGGGGTCAGAGTTCCGGCCATCCTCATCTCTCCATGGATCGAGCGTGGAACAG TGCTGCATGGACCTTCAGGGCCATATCCAACCTCGGAGTTCGAGCACTCGTCCATTCCGGCAACTGTTAAAAAGCTTTTCAACCTGAAAGAATTCCTAACCAAGCGCGACGCTTGGGCAGGCACTTTTGAGGGTGTCTTGACTAGAGAAACCCCCAGAACAGATTGTCCAg TTACTTTGCCGGAGCCAGTGAAACTACGGGAGACGGAAGCAAAAGATGAGGCGGAGCTGAGTGAGTTTCAACAAGAATTGGTGCAGATGGCAGCGGCATTGAAGGGGGACCATAGAAAGGACATTTATCCACACAAACTGGTCCAGGACATGAATGTTTCAGACGCCACCAAGTATGTGAACAACGCATTCAACCAGTTCTTGGATGAATGCCAAAAGGCCAAGACAAGTGGAACCCATGACAGCTCCGACATTGTACTCTGTCCACAAACACCACCAAAACGGACATCCTCCAAGTCCTTTGCTCACAAGCTATTTTCTTGTTTGATTTGCGATcattga